One region of Baekduia soli genomic DNA includes:
- the purH gene encoding bifunctional phosphoribosylaminoimidazolecarboxamide formyltransferase/IMP cyclohydrolase, which yields MASETSPAAPTAPGAVRIQRALLSVSDKRGIVDFARGLAELGVEIVSTGGTAAALQEAGLDVRAIDDFTGFPEIMDGRVKTLHPRLYAGLLAVRSNAEHLAQADEQQIEFVDLVCVNLYPFERTAARRGVSEAEVIENIDIGGPTMLRAAAKNHAFAAVVVKPESYDAVLEELRDAGGTLSMPTRESLAAEAFAYTARYDTAIARWFAEKNEDFPPLFIRAFEKVVDLPYGENPHQRGAFYAQVGTRMNVLSQVKQHHGKQISYNNILDLDSARALVREYEVPACAIVKHNNPCGAALGASAQEAYERAFACDPMSAYGGVIALNRRVDRATAQRLHEQFIEVLIAPGYDDDALEVLTQKQNIRILEDQERRLPVLGEPEIRQVTGGLLVQDRDSGRDERDGMEVVTARRPSEDEWSDLLFAWRVSRHVKSNAIVLARGLATVGIGAGQMSRVDSVRLSVEKAQVPDLKGAALASDAFFPFADGPELAIRAGVTAVIQPGGSVRDAEVVAAADEAGVAMVFTKRRHFRH from the coding sequence ATGGCCTCCGAGACCTCGCCCGCCGCTCCGACGGCGCCCGGCGCCGTGCGCATCCAGCGCGCCCTGCTGTCGGTCTCCGACAAGCGCGGCATCGTCGACTTCGCCCGCGGCCTCGCCGAGCTCGGCGTGGAGATCGTCTCGACGGGCGGCACCGCCGCCGCGCTGCAGGAGGCGGGCCTCGACGTCCGCGCCATCGACGACTTCACGGGCTTCCCCGAGATCATGGACGGCCGCGTCAAGACGCTGCACCCCAGGCTCTACGCGGGTCTGCTCGCGGTGCGCTCCAACGCGGAGCACCTGGCCCAGGCCGACGAGCAGCAGATCGAGTTCGTCGACCTCGTCTGCGTCAACCTCTACCCGTTCGAGCGCACGGCGGCCCGGCGCGGCGTGTCCGAGGCCGAGGTCATCGAGAACATCGACATCGGCGGCCCGACGATGCTGCGCGCGGCCGCCAAGAACCACGCGTTCGCCGCCGTGGTCGTCAAGCCGGAGTCCTACGACGCGGTGCTCGAGGAGCTGCGCGACGCCGGCGGGACGCTCTCCATGCCCACGCGCGAGTCGCTGGCCGCCGAGGCGTTCGCCTACACCGCGCGCTACGACACCGCGATCGCCCGCTGGTTCGCCGAGAAGAACGAGGACTTCCCGCCGCTGTTCATCCGGGCCTTCGAGAAGGTCGTCGACCTGCCCTACGGCGAGAACCCGCACCAGCGCGGCGCGTTCTACGCGCAGGTCGGCACCCGGATGAACGTGCTGTCGCAGGTCAAGCAGCACCACGGCAAGCAGATCTCCTACAACAACATCCTGGACCTCGACTCGGCCCGCGCGCTCGTCCGCGAGTACGAGGTGCCGGCGTGCGCGATCGTCAAGCACAACAACCCGTGCGGCGCGGCGCTGGGGGCCTCCGCGCAGGAGGCCTACGAGCGCGCCTTCGCGTGCGACCCGATGAGCGCCTATGGCGGCGTCATCGCGCTGAACCGCCGCGTCGACCGCGCGACGGCGCAGCGCCTGCACGAGCAGTTCATCGAGGTGCTCATCGCGCCGGGCTACGACGACGACGCCCTCGAGGTCCTGACCCAGAAGCAGAACATCCGCATCCTCGAGGACCAGGAGCGCCGCCTGCCGGTGCTCGGCGAGCCCGAGATCCGCCAGGTCACCGGCGGCCTGCTCGTCCAGGACCGCGACTCGGGCCGCGACGAGCGCGACGGGATGGAGGTCGTCACCGCGCGCCGCCCCAGCGAGGACGAGTGGAGCGACCTGCTGTTCGCCTGGCGCGTCTCGCGCCACGTGAAGTCCAACGCGATCGTGCTCGCGCGCGGCCTGGCGACCGTCGGCATCGGCGCCGGGCAGATGAGCCGCGTCGACTCCGTGCGCCTCTCGGTCGAGAAGGCCCAGGTGCCCGACCTCAAGGGCGCCGCGCTGGCCTCCGACGCGTTCTTCCCGTTCGCCGACGGGCCCGAGCTGGCCATCCGGGCCGGGGTGACCGCGGTGATCCAGCCCGGCGGGTCGGTCCGCGACGCCGAGGTCGTGGCCGCCGCCGACGAGGCCGGCGTCGCGATGGTCTTCACCAAGCGCCGGCACTTCCGCCACTGA